A single window of Clostridia bacterium DNA harbors:
- a CDS encoding cytochrome c3 family protein produces MTKKPHLLMVLLVTAFVLAMGAVALAKNGLPSTADVHGQMGLECAACHGTGKPGDVSMDVCLECHGSYEELAKATSGTGMNPHDSHYIDLECSLCHHGHTDNEDFCAVCHAPITTADKHMAAGVGCSACHGKSPAKRGEVPMETCLSCHGPYEELAKKTESNPRNPHTSHYEDLDCNVCHHGHSVDEDFCAQCH; encoded by the coding sequence GACCAAGAAGCCACATCTGCTCATGGTGCTACTAGTAACCGCGTTTGTCCTTGCAATGGGAGCAGTCGCCCTGGCGAAGAACGGGCTCCCCAGCACTGCCGATGTGCACGGGCAAATGGGGCTGGAGTGCGCAGCGTGTCATGGAACAGGCAAGCCAGGCGATGTCAGCATGGATGTATGCCTCGAGTGCCACGGCTCGTACGAGGAGCTTGCGAAGGCAACCTCGGGAACAGGCATGAACCCTCATGACTCGCACTATATCGATCTCGAGTGCAGCCTGTGCCATCACGGGCACACCGACAACGAGGACTTCTGCGCCGTCTGCCATGCCCCGATTACCACTGCAGACAAGCACATGGCCGCCGGAGTGGGCTGCAGTGCATGCCATGGCAAGAGCCCTGCCAAACGTGGCGAGGTCCCGATGGAGACCTGTCTGAGTTGCCACGGCCCATACGAGGAGCTTGCCAAGAAGACCGAGAGCAACCCCCGCAATCCGCATACGTCGCACTACGAGGACCTCGACTGCAACGTGTGCCACCACGGCCACTCGGTTGATGAGGACTTCTGCGCCCAGTGCCACTAG